In Candidatus Synechococcus calcipolaris G9, a genomic segment contains:
- a CDS encoding acetyltransferase: MAKSLYLLGAGGHGRVLLDALQASGVQVTGILDPGLEVGQRIYDIPVLGGDRVLESIDPATCHLVNGIGANPSIASRRQLFIKWSSQGYTFSSVIHPTAIISKQTNIAESCQIMAGAIVQAGVTLGQDVVVNTRASVDHDCVVADHCFISPGAILCGNITLEQSTFIGAGAVTLPGLHIGANSIIGAGTVVPKTIPRHWIVAGSPAQKVGVNTQHD, translated from the coding sequence ATGGCTAAATCTCTCTACCTTTTAGGGGCTGGTGGCCACGGCCGCGTTCTCCTAGATGCCCTACAAGCCAGCGGCGTTCAAGTTACGGGTATTTTAGATCCAGGGTTAGAGGTGGGGCAGAGGATTTATGATATTCCTGTTTTGGGGGGCGATCGCGTTTTGGAGTCAATTGATCCGGCCACCTGTCATCTAGTTAATGGCATTGGCGCAAATCCCTCAATCGCGTCTCGCCGCCAACTATTCATCAAGTGGAGCAGCCAGGGATATACCTTTAGTTCTGTGATTCACCCCACAGCAATCATTTCAAAGCAAACGAACATCGCTGAGTCCTGCCAAATTATGGCGGGGGCGATCGTGCAAGCGGGAGTCACCCTTGGCCAAGATGTTGTTGTTAATACCCGTGCTAGTGTAGATCACGATTGTGTCGTTGCCGATCACTGTTTTATATCACCAGGGGCTATTCTCTGTGGCAATATCACCTTAGAACAATCAACCTTTATCGGGGCCGGAGCCGTCACTTTGCCAGGATTACATATTGGTGCAAACTCAATTATTGGTGCTGGTACAGTTGTTCCCAAAACTATTCCTAGACATTGGATTGTTGCTGGCAGCCCAGCCCAAAAAGTTGGGGTGAATACCCAACATGACTAA